The genomic interval GTATTTACAGGTGTTGCTGATATCGTGACAGAGAATAAGGATGTAGATCTTAGGGTTTTGCCTGCGGTGGTGAATGATACCAAAGCTGCGGCCGTGGCTCAGAAGCGACCGAGCACCGAGGCTGTAGAAGTTAAGGCCAAGAAGACTAAATTGGACAAGTTTGATGTGTAAGTATTTACATACTTTATAATACTGTGTAAAACTTCAGATACACACTTATATAATCAATAAACTGGCCATCTAACTAACTTTAATATAATcctttagtttttttcactGTTCTGTTCACAATGACCTGGTGTTCTATTCTCTTTtcacaaactaaaaatactgaTGCGGTTAATGTTATTTACACTATATTGACAACTTTTCCACCCTCATTATATTAATGCCAATAATAATACCCAAACAACCATGCGTATCGAGGAACATCCTGCAACAGTAATTTGACCAGCTGTTAACTAATCCTTCACAAACAAAGTCTACTTACACATGACAACTTCCAGACTGTTCGGCAACGAAGACGTGGATCTCCGTCAGCTTCCCCAAGTGGATGAAGTCAATCCTCCACCACCCCCATCCATTACATCATCCCCGAAGTCTGACAACAAGCCTGATGACGAAGCCCCTGTACCGTCACCCAAAGGATCCCCCAAAAGGGACTGGAACGAAGTCAAAAAGAGGGATGATAAGAAAACTCCTTCGAAATTGGACCTCGTAAGGGCCAAGTTTGCTGAAGTGACGAAAGGCAAAGATAGACTGGGCAGGCCGTTGCTGTTCAGTAAATCACCTAGtaagtataatttatgttttatctagaCATGTAACTAAATCGtgatctataaaaatatttaatgatctCTTCGATTTTTATGGAGCTAGTTTcaatgtataatttttattgtaggtGTAGAAAGAGAAAGAAGACGCACAATGAGCGGTGACGATATGGACTTGAGAGATAATGACGAGCAAGGTTTTGTCGAAAACAAGAAATCTATCTCCATCATCATGTCGCAAGCTAAAGAACATTTCACAGACGGACAGTTAGACAAAAATCAGTACAATACGCTTATGTATCAAATACTACAGATCAACGAGAAGCTCAAACTAAAAGAGGCTAAACAGAGGGAGTCCCTCGAAATATCTAAAAGAAAGCTCAAAGCACAAACTCTTGACGAAAACCACAAAGTACCTAGTCCGAAGTCTTCACCGACTGAACGGAATAGGTTCGGAGATATCGACGAGAGGATCACACCGTCCGTGTTCATGGACACACCTCCAGACAGTCAGGGAATGTTACAGGACTCCGACATGAGAGTGAACTCAGATGGCGTCGACGGCATGAAGCCAAAGACTCTGCTACCTCTCCCTCCTGGCATGCCAATGTTCCCGCCATACCAACAAATGTGGCGAGGACCGAGACCGAGAGGCGATGACTTCGGACCCAGAAGGTTTAGAGGTCCTGCCCCACCATTCTTCAGAGGGAAGTTTGACAAAAGAGCTCCGAGACCGCCATTCGAACCTCGGATGCCAATGCCTCCTCTGCCCACCCCTAAAATGGGCATGTGTCAAGGAGATTATCCATTACCACCTTATGAAAGAACCGAGTCTCCGCCGCCTTTGGGAGCTCCGGGCTTCGCCATCCCACCCACAGACTTCAAAGTTATTGAGTACATAGACCAGGATCCATTCAAAACTATCCAAATTGACGGCATTCCTAGAGAGATCAGGTTCTACGGTGATACTGCCGTTATCATGCTCGACTGGGACGATCCTAGAGAAATTAAATTCTTGCCCGGATGTAGGAGAGTGACGTTTGATAACAAAGACTCCATAGTATTATCTTTCAATGAAGGCTATAAGCAAGTAGAAATAGATGACCAAGTGTTCGATATAAAGTTCGGTTCGCCGACTAGAGAATTGTACATAAATGGCAGGTGGTATGAATGCTTCTTTGGTGGCCAGCCTTTAGGCGTCATTATAGATGGGAAGCCGAGACTAGTACATTTAGAAGGTCCCATGCCTCAGGTAGATATTGGTAAAGCTAAGCGCACGGACTTGGTCGCTGGCAAAATCAACCTTATCGTGAACGCGACACAGATGCACCCAGTTTACTTGGATGCCAAGGTGCAAAAGATCTTAGTCAATGGTCAATTTTTGACCGTACGCTTCGTGGATTCACTCAGAACAGTTTTGATCAACGAGCAACCATTCAAAGTGGAGTTTGGTGATCTTCCGAAACCTATAGTAGTTGGTAGTGAGAAGTACTTCATTAGATTCTCTGCGTTGCCTCGTAATATCAAGCCTGGGTATATTCAGATAGCGAATATGGAAGGCATGGGCTTGCCTGTGCTTACTCAAGTGAAGAAAGTTGAAGATATTAAGGAAGAAGACACAAATAACATGGAGGTTGATCAGGAGCCTATCGTCAGGCCGATGAAGACTCCCAGCCCTGATAACAACACCGAGAGTTTAGGTAAGATATTCTTTCATAAATCCTATctcatattattgttttctaCTATTGACATTACAAACAAGTAAATGATCctagaaaactgtttatattatCAGCTTTGTATATGTTTCtttctttacaaataaactataGTTTTCACTCTTAATCATGATGATCAGAATCATATCAAATGGTGTATAACTGGATGactttatgtaattaaaatacgtTTTCATAATCACAGGACTCGACATGCTAGCCAGCGTAATGCCTTCAAGTACGGTACCAGCATCAGGCTCCGAGTACAGCGTTGCCGAACCACTATTCGCCAAACCCGAAAAAATCCCCGGCCTTGAAACACCCGCTGACGAGAAACCACCAGTTTTACCAGGCCTACCAATATTAGGAAATATTAACGTTAGCGATCTGTTCGCTAAGTTGGTAGCGACTGGTATAGTTCAAGTGAATAATGATAATAAAGAGGAGAGTAAGGAAGAACAGAAGGAAGAAGTTAAGAATAAACCGAAGGAGGACAAGAATGTTATACATAGAGTTGACTTAATGAGGCCTGAGACTTTCAGAGTGtgagtatatttttctttatatttttaatctatcGTCGTAGGGCGATCTTTTTTCTCGCTAGAAAAGgaaatataattacttaaaaaatccCGACTCATTGCGGACTCTGATGAGGCACTACCTACAATGGTCTGGGGGTGATTGACCCCGTCATCCGTCACGTAGCAAGGGTACTGGGGTGGTTTTCGTGAGCTATTCAAAACCCCGTTCAAAACCGCGTCGTGTGGCCTCGCCGTAACGTCTAATGCTAACACGCGTGGATCATGGGAACGTCGCAAACTAACTTTATAACTGGAAAATGGTTAAGCAAAACGTATTGATCTATTTTGAACGGCTTTGCAAGGGGCGACTCATGACTtcttgttataatttttatgttattctcTTTCAGTAAACAACCCGGTCTAGTCGCCAAACTGTACGGCGGCATGCAGTGCTCGGGCTGCGGCGCCCGCTTCCCCCCGGAGCACACGGTGCGGTACTCGCAGCACCTGGACTGGCACTTCCGCCAGAACCGCCGCGACCGCGACTCCGCCCGCCGAGCACACTCGCGACACTGGCACTACGACCTGTCCGACTGGGTGCAGTACGAGGAGGTCGAGGATCTGGAGGAGAGAGGTGAGGCACACTGCCATTCCAGCACAGTTGCACAGCCGTCCCGTGAACACATTATTATGTTACGAGGAATACTTGTCCAGAAACTATGCAAGAAACTATCACTTTGGTCGCCGATCATTCATATTCGTAAAATTGCATAGAATCTTTTTTCAAATCTATGAATTTGACATCATTTAATCATCATACTAATTGAAGATCTTTTTCATGCTGGCTCGTATATTTATCTAGATGATGTATTGAGTAGACGATACATTTTACAGCACAATAAACTTCCAAGTGTTTTCCCAACCCTTCTTTATGATTTGTAAACACATTTTCTAAAATTCATCATTTACTCAACCTCCAATGTCTCCTTGCAGAAAAGAGCTGGTTCGAAACCGGCGGCAGCACAACCACGACAGCAGAAGCTACCGAAGCCCCCGCACCCGTGCCCACCGTGACGCCCTCTACAGCAGCCCCCGCGCCCGCGCGGCACTGCTGCGCGCTGTGCGGGGACACCTTCCAGCAGTTCTACAACGAGGACAAGGAGGAGTGGCATCTCAGGAACTCTGTGCGACATAATGATGATTATTATCATCCGCTGTGCTTTGATGATTATAAGGTATGTGTGATAAGTAATTGAAGTGATATCGCGTATTTATgatcaatttaaatttaaactttttatttctttaaacttcatgtacaaacaacaaataatacATTGTACATTTAACATTAGGCATTCTCTACATGTAAACTGTAATAAGTAGTACCATTCTAGATATCTAGAAAACTTTGCTGTTGTGCTCTTGCTGAATTTGAATGCCAAAAAGTTACTTGTTTATATATGCTTTactattttttctaaatatgtacATGAGGTAACAGCTAGTAATGCACATTTCACACTTCACAAGGATGcagaattataattttaaaatatccttCATTTCCAAAATACTAGAAACATCAACTGACCAAAACCATGCATCAAATAACACTAACATACATTAATTCTCTCTCCAGGCTTCTCTCACAAAAGCCGAGGAGCCGTCCAAAGAGTCATCAGACGACGTGCAGCCCATAGAGAAAACGGAAGAAGCCATAGAGATCAAAGACGTGGACGACACGGTAGAAGAACAGTCGGACAACGAGTCTGTTGTTGAAGTCGTTGAAGAGGCTAAGGATTTGGATCCTGTTGAAGTAAGTGGCTATTTGAACCTGATTTTTCTATGTGTCCTGCTGAGAACTGTAATTGTGTCTGCGTGACAGTCATTTGCAATTGTCATGCTAGATAACTTTAATTATAAGCAATAGTTTTTACGTAATCTTTTAGATTTTCATCCATAAAAATCTGTGGGACAAGAAAAGTTGCATaacttttatagtttttatggACCAGGTTTTACATGTTTTCTTATCCAGCAATAGACTCAACAAGATACACATACAAGACGTCAAACATAATGCAATTATTGAGCCTGCCTTAGAGCTTCTTGATAATCGAAATTGACTGAAATAATCGCATTTCTGTGAATCTCTGTGCTTCGTTACCAGTTACCCAGTCTTTACGTCAATCCTTCAAGATAATTTTTCCAATATCACCTTACTAAACCTCACTCCACCCCAACAGATAGACGAAGGCGAGGAAGACGATGTAGTCTTCAAGGCGGAGCCAGTGGAACAGGTGGTGGTGGAGGACGATGCGGACACCGACGATGAGACCGCCGCCACACGCGCTGAGCGAGACAGGCTGGCGGAGATCGACTTCTCCAAAGTCAAGGTTAAGCAGGAGCCGGTTGATCCTGGTGAGTTGGGACTTGTTGATCATGTCTCcagataattaattaacaggTGTAAACTCTAAAAGATTTTCGGAGATTAAGTAGTATGTATTTGAGTGAAGTTTATTCATAGACTAACTTCCACTAGCCATTTCATCCGCTTCCTGTGGAAactttactactactactactacgtACCGGGTTAAAAGTAGCGTACAGCTTTCCTAGATAAATGAACTATATCTACACTGAAATATTTGTTCTACTTAGTCATTCTATAATAGTTTGGGGGTTCATAGGGGGAGGAAAGCAATAGGCTGGCATGATGATGAAAATTAATGTAATGATACAACTTATTTCATAACATGATGCAACATCAATAGAACTTCGAAGAAACTTACGTAATTTTATCTAGATTTTTTCCTAGgcctactttatttattatttttttatcaagttCAATTACAACCTATTTGTCTTACTGCAAACAGTTTCCATACTAATATCTGTTACCGGGAGATTAACTTCATTTTGTAATCGTGTATCCTTTTCTTTCCCAACAGACGACGAACCAATAGTAACAGCGGAAGAGGAAACAGTCCAAGCTCGAGTAGACAACACACATGCTACCGTCGAGTCTTCAATCGACGGCAACCTACAACTCGACGCCGCCAACGCGCCCGCCACGGCCCTACCCATCGGAGGCATTCGCATCAACATATCTAAGTCCCTACCCTCCTTTATCAACAACAATGATGATAAAATGCTCGAAGACATCAGTGCTGATGATGAGCCCTTACCACCTGGTGAAGAACCAGAGTTAGAGTATACGTTAAAACCGGCGCTAGAAGGCGTTCAGTTCAGTAGACAACCACCGGTGACGAGAGGCAATGAGTTGTCTGGGTTATGCTCAATCATGTAAGTGTGGGTACTcactaaacatattttaattgtttaatatgTTTGAAGCACCAAGCTGTCTCGTTTGATAGTTCGAATTTGTCAATTTTGATTGATATTAAAGCGTGTTTAGCACAGAGAAttgaaagatgagcggagatgctataaggcagaTAGGTCCGCTAAAACGCCAGATTAAGTGTGAGGCGTTCGGGTTTCTTGAGACATCTGTCGAAgagttttgtttttacaataaatgGGTGAGTTCCAAAGAAAGCGTTTAAAGATATAGCTAGTAACGTTAATCGTCACCCATTCACCGCCATTTTGGCGACGCTACTTAGATTTTCTGTCATGACATCTCTGCTCGTAATTTTGTTCTCGATGGTGTTTAGTGAGTAGTCACGCAAAATGGTCTTTATTTACGTATCTAGTCTTTAGCAGAGtgatttgtttaaaattgtgtttacgattcaataaaaaatagtgTTAGTTTGACCTATTTACGATTGGTAAATGGGTTTGCGTAGTTCGTGCTACTAAATTGTAGTGCAACATAAATACTAAAGGCTAAATACGTATGATCATTGTATGAAAGGTTTAGCAAAACCAACTAATATAGtcaagtaattgatttattcgTTTTGGCATATAATTATATGCaagtagaattaaaataatgttcaacTTTGGACATTAGACTGATATATGAAAATAATCAAGTTTAGCATAAACCTATACAAATGAAACCCTATAAAGAAACGCGCAATAactagatttaaatcaaatgaaTTGTCGATTATATACTATTACTCcaattcaatcaatttattaGAAGTTATTTATTCAGATGGCTGAATTAGTTGGTTTATTGattaataatgtttatgtgTTGTGGTGGTGGTCATATGTAAGAATAAGAACCGGCCTAATGGTTCTAGTTTCCTATTAAAATAGTGTGGGTCGCTATAAATTAGTTTGGTGCATTCATTGTTTCAAAATCGTGAGAGATTAATACAGATatgaaaatatacctatgtatagtagtttattagggttccgtagccaaaatggcaaaaacggaacccttatagtttcgtcatgtccgtctgtccgtctgtccgtctgtccgtctgtcacagccgatttactcggaaactataagtactacagtgatgaaatttgatgggaatatgtgttgtatgaaccgctacaaaaatatgacactaaatagtaaaaaaaagaattgggggtggggccccccatacatgtaactgagggatgaaatattttttttcgatgtacatacccgtgtggggtatcaatggaaaggtcttttaaaatgatataaagttttctaaaaaacatttttcttaaagtgaacggtttttgagatatcagctctcaaagtcgtaaaaagtatgtccccccccctctatttttataactacggggtataaaattctaaaaaaaatagaggtgatgcatgctaattaactctttcaacgatttttggtttgatcaaagtatctcttatagtttttgagataggttgatttaactgtaatttacggaacccttcgtgcacgagtccgactcgcacttggccggtttttttttagttatacaAGTATGTAAACTTCTCTTTGATATGGGGCATAAAGGCAGCTAtggtattaaaaatatgtctCACTTTGCAATGAAtgcatttaaaaagtttataacCCAAAGCCGACGCGAAACTGACGAAGATTCCAAACGGTCTTCTATATTCTAGCTTGTGCTAAAATATACCTTAAATCTTCCAATATAAAGTCGCTTTTTATATCGTAACTGTTATACTTTTCGTCAGTATTACGCCAGCTCTCGAgttaatgtatgtaaatgtaatgAATTACATCACGTAAATGATTGTATAATTAGGATTTAATGAATTACCTCTGTTAGAATTAAATAGCTGTTTAAACCCAACGATGATGGAACACAGTTTCATTGTATTGTGGAAAGCATATGGAAAGGTGACTATTATATTCGtagcttttaattttaagctatttatatctttatatattCCACTATCACTATACCAACTAGAGTAACTTATATGTAAAGGCGCTCTCATCCTTCCATATGAAGCCACAAAAGAATTGTTAAAACGaaatgtgatattaaacttaagTTATCGACTTATCTAACAGCGAATGTGCGTTTTGTTTGACGAATTAATTTTGTGTATATCATGTAGCTAAATGTAAATATTCGGTTGATttattgtgtgtgtaaatatttagGTGTATTTGTAAGGGTACAAATTGTTACTGCGTTTGTATGAATATGCATGATTGATgaatgtgtaaatatttaattatagagAATCTCTGCGTTTGAAGggttttagggtcaattcacactgaaagagcagcggccggcagcggccgtaagagcacggaaaaagtaagagcgcggcgcgatgcggcgccgcgcggcccgccgcgctcacgctcaatcccttgcaattacggccgctgccggccgctgctctttcagtgtgaattgacccttattgTTACCTTGAGATATTTTCTTTGCCACATCAGTggcatttcatttaatttaaaaaaatctttgaaaaatacaaaaaatgaataaatattataattttgaaaaaaaggtgttagttttattattttaatttaatgttaatcAGAAAGCACTTTATCTTTTTCCTTTCTTTCTCAATCAACTTTCACTAACTTTGATATCACAAGGTGGAACTTGG from Helicoverpa armigera isolate CAAS_96S chromosome 19, ASM3070526v1, whole genome shotgun sequence carries:
- the Pcf11 gene encoding pre-mRNA cleavage complex 2 protein Pcf11 isoform X4; translation: MFTRTFKQVIVDEKIRSQMFKLRETWHDVFPATKLYQLDVKVNLIDPAWPIQAQPQQSNIHVNPNFLKKSVGATTSTSTAAAPVPVPVEEDEKMRSILAKKEQELLMLQRKKVEMELEHMRRQVEIAEKTVTKKVPIVPPVNNVNSTNSVPAAAPVHAVAPEVVANIPAKQRLGPPVNKTAGRIAPVSATLLTARRDPRLARHAAAPAAVTAPTVRAPPAAPVPPVAIVAPAAAIAPNVFDIKPLERVTKRKNVITIDVRPEVEAKPRRRDPRLDKRDPRRNRQRDERRREDKPEPERIPTPAYVDKLPDPKKISKMPPIPKISKTKRDADVVTPKRKRDALRAERRRRRDEEAERQAKQPPAAKPAPPVTSPQKEARAAVTSPRKEARASPELVTFKELRNYHKEHYMRRNRQQSDSPEPASVADIVTENKDVDLRVLPAVVNDTKAAAVAQKRPSTEAVEVKAKKTKLDKFDVLFGNEDVDLRQLPQVDEVNPPPPPSITSSPKSDNKPDDEAPVPSPKGSPKRDWNEVKKRDDKKTPSKLDLVRAKFAEVTKGKDRLGRPLLFSKSPSVERERRRTMSGDDMDLRDNDEQGFVENKKSISIIMSQAKEHFTDGQLDKNQYNTLMYQILQINEKLKLKEAKQRESLEISKRKLKAQTLDENHKVPSPKSSPTERNRFGDIDERITPSVFMDTPPDSQGMLQDSDMRVNSDGVDGMKPKTLLPLPPGMPMFPPYQQMWRGPRPRGDDFGPRRFRGPAPPFFRGKFDKRAPRPPFEPRMPMPPLPTPKMGMCQGDYPLPPYERTESPPPLGAPGFAIPPTDFKVIEYIDQDPFKTIQIDGIPREIRFYGDTAVIMLDWDDPREIKFLPGCRRVTFDNKDSIVLSFNEGYKQVEIDDQVFDIKFGSPTRELYINGRWYECFFGGQPLGVIIDGKPRLVHLEGPMPQVDIGKAKRTDLVAGKINLIVNATQMHPVYLDAKVQKILVNGQFLTVRFVDSLRTVLINEQPFKVEFGDLPKPIVVGSEKYFIRFSALPRNIKPGYIQIANMEGMGLPVLTQVKKVEDIKEEDTNNMEVDQEPIVRPMKTPSPDNNTESLGLDMLASVMPSSTVPASGSEYSVAEPLFAKPEKIPGLETPADEKPPVLPGLPILGNINVSDLFAKLVATGIVQVNNDNKEESKEEQKEEVKNKPKEDKNVIHRVDLMRPETFRVKQPGLVAKLYGGMQCSGCGARFPPEHTVRYSQHLDWHFRQNRRDRDSARRAHSRHWHYDLSDWVQYEEVEDLEEREKSWFETGGSTTTTAEATEAPAPVPTVTPSTAAPAPARHCCALCGDTFQQFYNEDKEEWHLRNSVRHNDDYYHPLCFDDYKASLTKAEEPSKESSDDVQPIEKTEEAIEIKDVDDTVEEQSDNESVVEVVEEAKDLDPVEIDEGEEDDVVFKAEPVEQVVVEDDADTDDETAATRAERDRLAEIDFSKVKVKQEPVDPDDEPIVTAEEETVQARVDNTHATVESSIDGNLQLDAANAPATALPIGGIRINISKSLPSFINNNDDKMLEDISADDEPLPPGEEPELEYTLKPALEGVQFSRQPPVTRGNELSGLCSIM
- the Pcf11 gene encoding pre-mRNA cleavage complex 2 protein Pcf11 isoform X5, which gives rise to MFTRTFKQVDEKIRSQMFKLRETWHDVFPATKLYQLDVKVNLIDPAWPIQAQPQQSNIHVNPNFLKKSVGATTSTSTAAAPVPVPVEEDEKMRSILAKKEQELLMLQRKKVEMELEHMRRQVEIAEKTVTKKVPIVPPVNNVNSTNSVPAAAPVHAVAPEVVANIPAKQRLGPPVNKTAGRIAPVSATLLTARRDPRLARHAAAPAAVTAPTVRAPPAAPVPPVAIVAPAAAIAPNVFDIKPLERVTKRKNVITIDVRPEVEAKPRRRDPRLDKRDPRRNRQRDERRREDKPEPERIPTPAYVDKLPDPKKISKMPPIPKISKTKRDADVVTPKRKRDALRAERRRRRDEEAERQAKQPPAAKPAPPVTSPQKEARAAVTSPRKEARASPELVTFKELRNYHKEHYMRRNRQQSDSPEPASVADIVTENKDVDLRVLPAVVNDTKAAAVAQKRPSTEAVEVKAKKTKLDKFDVLFGNEDVDLRQLPQVDEVNPPPPPSITSSPKSDNKPDDEAPVPSPKGSPKRDWNEVKKRDDKKTPSKLDLVRAKFAEVTKGKDRLGRPLLFSKSPSVERERRRTMSGDDMDLRDNDEQGFVENKKSISIIMSQAKEHFTDGQLDKNQYNTLMYQILQINEKLKLKEAKQRESLEISKRKLKAQTLDENHKVPSPKSSPTERNRFGDIDERITPSVFMDTPPDSQGMLQDSDMRVNSDGVDGMKPKTLLPLPPGMPMFPPYQQMWRGPRPRGDDFGPRRFRGPAPPFFRGKFDKRAPRPPFEPRMPMPPLPTPKMGMCQGDYPLPPYERTESPPPLGAPGFAIPPTDFKVIEYIDQDPFKTIQIDGIPREIRFYGDTAVIMLDWDDPREIKFLPGCRRVTFDNKDSIVLSFNEGYKQVEIDDQVFDIKFGSPTRELYINGRWYECFFGGQPLGVIIDGKPRLVHLEGPMPQVDIGKAKRTDLVAGKINLIVNATQMHPVYLDAKVQKILVNGQFLTVRFVDSLRTVLINEQPFKVEFGDLPKPIVVGSEKYFIRFSALPRNIKPGYIQIANMEGMGLPVLTQVKKVEDIKEEDTNNMEVDQEPIVRPMKTPSPDNNTESLGLDMLASVMPSSTVPASGSEYSVAEPLFAKPEKIPGLETPADEKPPVLPGLPILGNINVSDLFAKLVATGIVQVNNDNKEESKEEQKEEVKNKPKEDKNVIHRVDLMRPETFRVKQPGLVAKLYGGMQCSGCGARFPPEHTVRYSQHLDWHFRQNRRDRDSARRAHSRHWHYDLSDWVQYEEVEDLEEREKSWFETGGSTTTTAEATEAPAPVPTVTPSTAAPAPARHCCALCGDTFQQFYNEDKEEWHLRNSVRHNDDYYHPLCFDDYKASLTKAEEPSKESSDDVQPIEKTEEAIEIKDVDDTVEEQSDNESVVEVVEEAKDLDPVEIDEGEEDDVVFKAEPVEQVVVEDDADTDDETAATRAERDRLAEIDFSKVKVKQEPVDPDDEPIVTAEEETVQARVDNTHATVESSIDGNLQLDAANAPATALPIGGIRINISKSLPSFINNNDDKMLEDISADDEPLPPGEEPELEYTLKPALEGVQFSRQPPVTRGNELSGLCSIM
- the Pcf11 gene encoding pre-mRNA cleavage complex 2 protein Pcf11 isoform X1, which encodes MSKEVAEEYASSLADLTVNSKPLINMLTILAEENIDHAGVIVETVEKHLEKVHPDIKLPVLYLVDSIIKNVGGAYTQKFSQSIVNMFTRTFKQVIVDEKIRSQMFKLRETWHDVFPATKLYQLDVKVNLIDPAWPIQAQPQQSNIHVNPNFLKKSVGATTSTSTAAAPVPVPVEEDEKMRSILAKKEQELLMLQRKKVEMELEHMRRQVEIAEKTVTKKVPIVPPVNNVNSTNSVPAAAPVHAVAPEVVANIPAKQRLGPPVNKTAGRIAPVSATLLTARRDPRLARHAAAPAAVTAPTVRAPPAAPVPPVAIVAPAAAIAPNVFDIKPLERVTKRKNVITIDVRPEVEAKPRRRDPRLDKRDPRRNRQRDERRREDKPEPERIPTPAYVDKLPDPKKISKMPPIPKISKTKRDADVVTPKRKRDALRAERRRRRDEEAERQAKQPPAAKPAPPVTSPQKEARAAVTSPRKEARASPELVTFKELRNYHKEHYMRRNRQQSDSPEPASVADIVTENKDVDLRVLPAVVNDTKAAAVAQKRPSTEAVEVKAKKTKLDKFDVLFGNEDVDLRQLPQVDEVNPPPPPSITSSPKSDNKPDDEAPVPSPKGSPKRDWNEVKKRDDKKTPSKLDLVRAKFAEVTKGKDRLGRPLLFSKSPSVERERRRTMSGDDMDLRDNDEQGFVENKKSISIIMSQAKEHFTDGQLDKNQYNTLMYQILQINEKLKLKEAKQRESLEISKRKLKAQTLDENHKVPSPKSSPTERNRFGDIDERITPSVFMDTPPDSQGMLQDSDMRVNSDGVDGMKPKTLLPLPPGMPMFPPYQQMWRGPRPRGDDFGPRRFRGPAPPFFRGKFDKRAPRPPFEPRMPMPPLPTPKMGMCQGDYPLPPYERTESPPPLGAPGFAIPPTDFKVIEYIDQDPFKTIQIDGIPREIRFYGDTAVIMLDWDDPREIKFLPGCRRVTFDNKDSIVLSFNEGYKQVEIDDQVFDIKFGSPTRELYINGRWYECFFGGQPLGVIIDGKPRLVHLEGPMPQVDIGKAKRTDLVAGKINLIVNATQMHPVYLDAKVQKILVNGQFLTVRFVDSLRTVLINEQPFKVEFGDLPKPIVVGSEKYFIRFSALPRNIKPGYIQIANMEGMGLPVLTQVKKVEDIKEEDTNNMEVDQEPIVRPMKTPSPDNNTESLGLDMLASVMPSSTVPASGSEYSVAEPLFAKPEKIPGLETPADEKPPVLPGLPILGNINVSDLFAKLVATGIVQVNNDNKEESKEEQKEEVKNKPKEDKNVIHRVDLMRPETFRVKQPGLVAKLYGGMQCSGCGARFPPEHTVRYSQHLDWHFRQNRRDRDSARRAHSRHWHYDLSDWVQYEEVEDLEEREKSWFETGGSTTTTAEATEAPAPVPTVTPSTAAPAPARHCCALCGDTFQQFYNEDKEEWHLRNSVRHNDDYYHPLCFDDYKASLTKAEEPSKESSDDVQPIEKTEEAIEIKDVDDTVEEQSDNESVVEVVEEAKDLDPVEIDEGEEDDVVFKAEPVEQVVVEDDADTDDETAATRAERDRLAEIDFSKVKVKQEPVDPDDEPIVTAEEETVQARVDNTHATVESSIDGNLQLDAANAPATALPIGGIRINISKSLPSFINNNDDKMLEDISADDEPLPPGEEPELEYTLKPALEGVQFSRQPPVTRGNELSGLCSIM